A stretch of DNA from Schizosaccharomyces osmophilus chromosome 2, complete sequence:
ATAAGCTTAGTCTAAGGAGGATCCGATTGTAAAATCTTGAGCAGTATAGTCCATGTCATTCATTTCGGTAATGCTAATTTCTTAGTTTATTTGTTCATATAACAGAACATATACTACTTGCATCtattaagaaaataattGTAAAGTCTACGCAACTCTCAATTGCGAAACAGTGACTTTCGTAACCAAACCTTACAACCGAACGGTAAAtcatatttgtttttatgacaaaaacatataaagttacaaatgaaaaagaaaacaatagaTGTTCGTGTTCATTAAAGCTTCATTTATAATCTACTACTAGATCATCACTGATCCAACATTAAAGCTCATCACTACTggtagaaagaaaagaacgaagAATGTTAAGACGTGCTTTGAAATCGTCCGCATTAGCAAGAGCAATAGATTTTTGACGCAAAATCTTAGATAAACGCTTAGCTTCCTTGGTAACCCAGTTTTCATCCTTTAAggctttttcaaagacaTTCCTATAATATTGAGTCCAGCGAGAGCTATTTTCTAAGGTGAATTGCTTTACCTTTTCGAGAACAACCTCCCTGGCAGCCCGAGAGTTATCCATGAACTCTGAAGCAAACTCATCGAGAACGGGAACTCGACCAGCTGAGGGCAATAAGCTTCCATCAATAGAACGCTGAGACCCGGTTTTCTCATTTAAGTAGTCAGTCAGGCTTTCCAAAGAACGATCGCCGTTATAGGCATCAGGCTCGTCTTTGCGacctttttggaaaagtttgaTTGTAGGGAAGCTAGCAACTTGATGTTTCATACCAACGTCGGCATAAACATCTGCATTAATCTTTGCAACTTTTACATTTGGTTCATTCTTGAAAACTGCAGCGAGTTTTTCATAAATGGGAGTCAAACGCTTACAGTAGCCACACCAGTCGGCATAAAATTCCACCAAGACGTCTTTGGTGTCATCCATTACAATATCATCAAAGCTAGCAGACTCCAATTCAATAACGCTACTAGGGACTGCATTTTTCTTGAGCTTTCTGACACCGGTCTTCTCAGAAACGAATTGCGTAAGGCTATCCAAATCGCGGGCATGAGAATACTGAATAGGATCCGAGCCATCATGGGGAAACCATATGAGCGTAGGAAATCCACGAATTTGATATTTCTTTCCGACTTCACCATACGTATCAGCATCGACTTTACCGATTAAGATATCCTTATTCTCATCAAATGCTTGTCCCAACTCTTCATATATAGGAGCAAGAGTCTTGCAGTGGCCACACCATGAAGCATAAAATTCAATCAATGCTCCCTTTTTAGCAGAGCGAATTCCATCTTCGAGTTGTTGAAGGCCAGTAAACTCAAACACGCCTTTAGCAGCTGCCAAAGCAAAAAGCCAGAGGCATATCGTCACCAACAAAGGAATTTTCATATCTCCAATAAATGTTTAATCAATACGGACCGGAAATCCAAACGTATCAACAATCGTTGGTTTGGTTCTGGGAGGAATTACTGAACGCACTGATGATGATGTTTCAACCAAGCTAACGTGTTATCTTAATAGACTAGACCATGTCGCTAGATACCTTTGCGTATCTTCTTTTATGCTTTTAAATCTCAATTGCAGAGCGCTTTATACATCCCTAAAATGTTTACCGCAATAGAGTGATCATTGCAATATAATCACCAAGCCAAACGGAACAGAAGGCTCTGCAGTAAGACTAAAACACCAACTTTTTGGGCCTTGAGACTTGAAAGTTTTTGCAAATACAACCATcataaaagattttgagGATATAAAACAGGATGGTTAAACTCGAAGAAGTCGTTGACGAAACTGAAGTACAAACCCAGGGTCAAAATGTTAGTGATAAGGAAAAGTACATTTACGCTGAGGAAGACGTTGAAGAATCGGATTCTGATGAATCTGACTTCGAGGGACTTGAAGATGAAACCATGTTCGACCGTATCACTGCTTTGAAGGAAGTTATTCCCGTTACTTGGCGCGTCAAGATCGCTGACAGTGCCAAGTGCGCTGTTTCTGGCGTTTCTCGTCTTTCTAGCTTTGGAGGAAAGTCTCTGTGGGTTCTTTCCACCTCTGCCCTTCTTTTAGGTGTTCCCTTTATGATGTCCGTAGAGGACGAAGCTCAACTTTCTGAATACGAGAAACAATTGAAGGACCAACGTGGTGCTAACGAGGTAAGGCATAACATACTATGATTCACAACATAATGACTAACTAATATACTAGGTGATTGCTCCTGGAGCTACTAGCAATGCTCTTCCCcaataaacaaatcgtACTGGAGAAGGCAATTTAAGAGTTAGTGAAAAGTTTGCTTCTTTCGTATGTAATGATTTGGATGATTGTTGCATCTGTAAAACCAAATTAAGAATAAATTCTCTATGCggacttttttgttttgacaCTACTAAGTAATATTTTTCATGTGGTAGGCTAGCTTCATATTCACAAACGTAAATTTGAAAGCCATTTCTTAAAGTCCGAGAAACAAACGGGATGAATGGGTGTTGAGAAGAATATATGACATTAATTATATGCGGCTTTGAAATTGtcattgattttgttttgctttttcgtCTGACTAGTTTGCATATTCTAAAtgaattccaaaatatAGAGGATCTATTTTTGTAATGTGCGCCGTTGTACCCAAGgtcaacaaaaaattccGGATTCGTGCCTGCCAAAGTAATGAAATTTCACCCGTAGTGGAAAGGACAGATTTCAGGACCGACGTACATGACTGGATTTTTGAGCGATTATTTTCACCCACAGTCCGGGAAAGGAACTTGCCACGCCAAAGCTCAGTTCCTATCTGAAGCTTACTTTCATAAGAATAAAGATTAAAATCGTATTGCGTACTAAACGCTTTCACGTGTGGTTCTGCCGTCGAAAAGGTCGAAGTTATATGTCCAACAATTGGATTCAACGTACAAGTTAAAATAAAGGGTGAATAAAGATGGGAAGGTCCGCTATGCAGTCGCATTCCTAAACTTGCACCAGGGCATTTCGTCAAAATGCCATAGTATGTTTCGAAGCCCAAACTCCAACACATATTCGAAGTGCTTTTGCAGGAATCATTCCGTTTTTTCAtatggttttcttttaaatttaaattCCATAAGGCTCTGAGTCCTACCATTGCTTCTGTCGTCTCATACATTAGTTCCAAACTTCTCTTACCAGTATCATGCTGCCATTGAAAGCACATCTAAATCAGAAATTAGTTATAGAGATATCTCAGTTTAAACTTACAGTTCCTCCATTTGGATCGTCAACCTCGTTGGTAGccaaaacagaaaatagACTCCATGGGGAGAGTCTCCTCGCAAATATGGCGTCCAATTTTTTAGAAGGCAAAAAGATGCATCCATAAAGAAGAGTAGACTTCTTAGGAAGATTGAAGTCTTCTAGTTCCCCTTGATAATGTATAAACGGAACGTCAACATGTCTGTATCCTTCATAAAATTTTTGGAGTTCCGTAAGGGGATTTACTTTTGCATTATCTAAATCCACATTGCTATAAATGTATGAAAGAGATCCATTTAGGATTGGCATTGCTGAAATCTCacattttgaaacaaaattagGAGTCGTCAGAGAAGAAAGCTGACAATTGATTCCGGAAGGGATGTCAAATCTTAATATGTCTATATCTATGTTATTCTGGCTGTCCAAAATGCATATCACTTACTGTCGGCTGTCTGCGTGAGATTGCAGTATAAATTATGAACATTCCAGTTCGTTGTCTTAAGGTATTCATAGCAAATGTAATCAGTGAAGCTCAACATTTTATTATAATTCCGTATTTACTCCATTATAAGTGTTGATCCAGCAATGACTATTTTCGCGAAGTCCACTTGTGGGAGAGGTACAGAGCACTAACCTAGTGCGTTTGTTTGGGCTTATGGatcgaaagaaaatatagGCTATAATGCTCAGCCGTTTCAACGAAAGAGTGCTTTAAGTTACATTCAAAATACTCTGTTGCTCTTAAATTTTCTGATATTATCGAGAGTGATAGATAtctcattttttatattaataGCATTTAATTTTTACCATTATTATTGTAATTTATAACGAGAAAtaacataaaaaacatCAAATATCCCACAAGCATTACCTCAAATATACTCGGTCATAAACGAAGGATGCTGAATCAGTACTCACTTTAGTTaagattaaaaaaaaattgaaaagaaaggaattaTCAGTGGTTCTTTTTCAGCATATCCTTATACATAACTTTTAGCGTTCGCTGTGTCCCCAATAGAAAATTTCTGAAAAGTTCTTCTCTCTTAGATTAGCAGCTGTACCGtgcaaagaagaattcCAAACACGAACACTTCCGTCATCTGATATGCTTGCCAACTGATTATCATTTGACCAGTCTACTGCGGTCACATCTTTTGAATGTCCACCTACCAGCATGGCAGACGAGGAGGAATCGTCCCGAGTAGTGTCAAAAAGTATTGCTCCGctattttcgttttgtaCACCTCCTCCGCAGGCCAAAGTCGAACCATCAGGACTACAAGCAATTTTCACatagaaagaagaaatccTCAATCTCGGGTCATTGTACATTTTATAGGGCCCAGATTCTAAATGCTGAGCAGAGTATTCGTATACTGTGTTGTCTCTTGAAGCAGCATAAACACGATCTCCTGCGGGCGATGCACAAACACTGGTGATACCATAATCGCGTTTTGATGTTTTACTTCCAGGAGtagaagaaagaggaagTGGACGAACTGTGTGGATGTTCCGAAGATCCCACAATTTAAGTGTAGAGTTTCCAGAACATGAAGACACTACTTGAGAAGTAGAATTGGGCAACCAGACAGCCGACGTAACCGAACAGTCTCTATTTTGCCTTTCATgagctttttttattttaagaACGGGTTTCTGATGATGTTCGCCATCAACAGTTATACCATGAGTTCTCATATCCCAAAAAATGAGTGATCCATCCCTAGAACAGGTAACTATATTGTAAGGGGAATCGTCACAAAAGTTGACTTGTTTAACCGAGTGAGAATGGTAGCCTTCGAAACCTCTACGGCCGAGCCTTGTAATGCATTGCTGTGTCGCAAGATCGAACACTTTGGCTGTTTGGTCACCAGAGGATGTAGCGAGCAAAGAATCATCGCTTGAAAAATTAACATTAAAAATAGCATTATTATGAGCGAGCCATCCATGAAGCCGACGCGCTAGATTTACAGTTAGGTTGAAGTCTACGATAAAGAATTCTGTAACTTACCTGACggttgattttcttcattttgcCGAGCAAAGTATTTGGAATCAAACAATTCTAAAGCACCTGTTTCGGTGCAAACGGCAAGTAACGATTCATTATGTGCAAATCCAAGGCAAAATGGAAGTTGATTGAGCATCATCAAGCATTCTGAAGGACGAGAATAAAATGTTTCTAAGTTTAGTCTATTTCCAACATGGCCTATAATTACCGTTAGTCGTCGTCGATAAAGCATAGTATTGCAAGTGCACTTACGATTTGAAGGAATGCGACTTATGCGAGAACGTGTTCCTCCAAGTTGTCTAGCTAATAACTCTTTACAAAGCTGACTAGGCTTCTTGGGTGATACGGGAGGCTTGTGTAATTTTTTAGAAGTATCGAATAACACAcgtttctttggtttcgtTGATTTCCCGTTGAAGTCCAGAAAATCGTATAATTTATGTTTCTTTGATGTACCAGCAGGCGAGGAATCCGGAGTAGGAGGAAGAGAATTATTTACAGCCAGAGTAATGTCTTTTAATCCGCCGACATCTTCTGGTATACAGGGTAAATCTAAAACCATGTTGCTTTGTTTATCCAGACAGGCAAATCTATATAAAGTCTTGTCGTGTGTTCCGGTTTAATTAAGTTGGGTTGGTAGGTATAAGTATATTAAAAAGACGCGTCGCGGATCACGCGACGCGTACTCAGGTAATGAAGACATTTCATTGTTACTCGTACACGATGGATAGGGTAACGATATgtaaagtaaacaaacaaactacagaagaatgaaatttcaactttgcttttgaaatgttttctttaaagaaagtGTTATATGAgcaattatttttttgttcgGTCTAGTAATCCCGTTCGAATGCTTTAGTTCTCTGAGCGCGTATGACCGgttcctttctttgtacGTATAATAAAGTGTTTTTACTTTAAGGGTAAAAGTTTGATTTTACATATCTTTATgtaatcttttttctcttttttcttccaccTTTTTGAGGGTTTCGCGAAGTAggttattttcttttatggGACGCGACGCGtttgtctttttcattaCTTCTACGAAACTTTGGCCAACGTTTTTATGCGTTCAGGCCACTATAGACTTGGATCCTTAAAAAGTTTAagaaaatcataaaaaattactAAACTATGTCTCGTTCAGTCACTCCATCTAGTGATGATAATGGAGATGGAGCTTCATCTCCTATAAGATTGTCTCAGGCAATGGATCCTTTGAGGGATGGttcagattcttcttctgaggaagaaaatagtGACGATGATTACGAAAAAACTATaagttcaaaaagaaggcGGCCTGTTTCCGGAAGAAGCAGAACAGCTAAAAAATCGAAAGCAAGTACATTGGTTGAGGAAGATCACGAAGAGGAGATCTCTAATAGAATTTATGGTATGCGATGAGCTTttctattccttttttctaattgaaattgaagatgACCTGCTAAATGACGCTGCAAGCGTAAGGGACGTAGTGGTTGAATGGCTTACAAAGTACGAGAAAGACCAGCAAGGTTCTTTGGTTGAGTTGGTCAACTTTATTTTAAAGGTATGTTTTGTGTTACTTTCAAAACCTAACATTCAGTGCTGTGCTTGTAATCGAACAGtaaatgaatttgatgTGCAAGATCAAGAATCTGTCTCCGTAACCCTTTCCCAAATTCAACTCTCAGTTGAAAAGGTATGTGATGTTTAACTATTGTAGGAATCTTGCTAATATAACCACTTAAGACAACAACGCGTGAATATCCtttaaattcaaaaagtcCTAAATTTCGCAACTTTCGGAAAAAACTCTCTCAATTTTTAACTTACTTCGTTTCACAGCTTTCATCTAGAAAATACCTATACGACGATAGCTctatatttgaaaaaatcatgTCCTGGATTGTAGCCATGTCTTCCTCGACAATGAGGCCAATCCGACATACTGCTAGCGTTTTTTGCTTAATTATTATGTCCTCCTTGTGCGAAGAATCAAGGGAGTTTTTATCTGAGCATGCCATAGCGTCGAAACAGCTGATAAAGGAGGAAAAAAGGGCTCGCCCTAATAATAACCGCATTCAGGAATTGAGTGATTCGCTTCAGACAATCACGAGGCAACAAGATGTTATATCAGAGTATCTTAATAGTTACTTTGACAGGTAGGTTTTTTAAGAACAATTTCGTCATCTAATTTTCTAGTGTTTTCGTACATCGATACAGAGATGTTGAGCCGAAGATACGGATTGATTGTCTGAAGGAACTTGGCAATTGGATTAATATAGTTCCCAGTGTCTTTTTCTCTGGATCCTATTTACGATACCTAGGTTGGATGTTGTCGGATACGAACACAACTGCTCGTCTAACTGTAATTAAAGTTTTGCATAAGATATTTGAAACggaatctttttttggagGTCTCAGGCATTTCACTTCAAGgttcaaagaaagaattattgAAATAAGCTGCGTAGATGCCGAAGCTACTGTTCGTATAGCCTCAATTCGTTTATGTAATACTATCAGAGCATGTGGTTTTttagaagatgaagaggTTATGAAATTATCGCAGCTTATTTTGGATGTTAATCCAAGAATTCAGCGTGAAGCAATACAATTCTTATGTTCTACCGTGCAAGAAGCTACAGGTGAAAAGATAGAATCTTGGGGAGATGAGGAAGCCATTTCTGAGTCCTTTTCCGAAGAAACCGTTACTTCCTTTGATATTATTTGGGTAAAATATGCTCAGCTCTCGAAAACAGTGGAAGTTTTGCGGgatttattcaaaaacgATCCCACTGATCTGAAATTGTTCcatgtttttcaaagaaacgT
This window harbors:
- the mdm10 gene encoding ERMES and SAM complex subunit Mdm10; translated protein: MLSFTDYICYEYLKTTNWNVHNLYCNLTQTADNILRFDIPSGINCQLSSLTTPNFVSKCEISAMPILNGSLSYIYSNVDLDNAKVNPLTELQKFYEGYRHVDVPFIHYQGELEDFNLPKKSTLLYGCIFLPSKKLDAIFARRLSPWSLFSVLATNEVDDPNGGTMCFQWQHDTGKRSLELMYETTEAMVGLRALWNLNLKENHMKKRNDSCKSTSNMCWSLGFETYYGILTKCPGASLGMRLHSGPSHLYSPFILTCTLNPIVGHITSTFSTAEPHVKAFSTQYDFNLYSYESKLQIGTELWRGKFLSRTVGENNRSKIQSCTSVLKSVLSTTGEISLLWQARIRNFLLTLGTTAHITKIDPLYFGIHLEYAN
- the cdt2 gene encoding WD repeat protein Cdt2; the encoded protein is MVLDLPCIPEDVGGLKDITLAVNNSLPPTPDSSPAGTSKKHKLYDFLDFNGKSTKPKKRVLFDTSKKLHKPPVSPKKPSQLCKELLARQLGGTRSRISRIPSNRHVGNRLNLETFYSRPSECLMMLNQLPFCLGFAHNESLLAVCTETGALELFDSKYFARQNEENQPSARRLHGWLAHNNAIFNVNFSSDDSLLATSSGDQTAKVFDLATQQCITRLGRRGFEGYHSHSVKQVNFCDDSPYNIVTCSRDGSLIFWDMRTHGITVDGEHHQKPVLKIKKAHERQNRDCSVTSAVWLPNSTSQVVSSCSGNSTLKLWDLRNIHTVRPLPLSSTPGSKTSKRDYGITSVCASPAGDRVYAASRDNTVYEYSAQHLESGPYKMYNDPRLRISSFYVKIACSPDGSTLACGGGVQNENSGAILFDTTRDDSSSSAMLVGGHSKDVTAVDWSNDNQLASISDDGSVRVWNSSLHGTAANLREKNFSEIFYWGHSER
- the pdi2 gene encoding ER protein disulfide isomerase Pdi2 — encoded protein: MKIPLLVTICLWLFALAAAKGVFEFTGLQQLEDGIRSAKKGALIEFYASWCGHCKTLAPIYEELGQAFDENKDILIGKVDADTYGEVGKKYQIRGFPTLIWFPHDGSDPIQYSHARDLDSLTQFVSEKTGVRKLKKNAVPSSVIELESASFDDIVMDDTKDVLVEFYADWCGYCKRLTPIYEKLAAVFKNEPNVKVAKINADVYADVGMKHQVASFPTIKLFQKGRKDEPDAYNGDRSLESLTDYLNEKTGSQRSIDGSLLPSAGRVPVLDEFASEFMDNSRAAREVVLEKVKQFTLENSSRWTQYYRNVFEKALKDENWVTKEAKRLSKILRQKSIALANADDFKARLNILRSFLSTSSDEL
- the psc3 gene encoding mitotic cohesin complex, STAG protein subunit Psc3, whose translation is MSRSVTPSSDDNGDGASSPIRLSQAMDPLRDGSDSSSEEENSDDDYEKTISSKRRRPVSGRSRTAKKSKASTLVEEDHEEEISNRIYDDLLNDAASVRDVVVEWLTKYEKDQQGSLVELVNFILKCCACNRTVNEFDVQDQESVSVTLSQIQLSVEKTTTREYPLNSKSPKFRNFRKKLSQFLTYFVSQLSSRKYLYDDSSIFEKIMSWIVAMSSSTMRPIRHTASVFCLIIMSSLCEESREFLSEHAIASKQLIKEEKRARPNNNRIQELSDSLQTITRQQDVISEYLNSYFDSVFVHRYRDVEPKIRIDCLKELGNWINIVPSVFFSGSYLRYLGWMLSDTNTTARLTVIKVLHKIFETESFFGGLRHFTSRFKERIIEISCVDAEATVRIASIRLCNTIRACGFLEDEEVMKLSQLILDVNPRIQREAIQFLCSTVQEATGEKIESWGDEEAISESFSEETVTSFDIIWVKYAQLSKTVEVLRDLFKNDPTDLKLFHVFQRNVSDSTPITQTLLNACRLDSDYQSWEKIASYILFDDYGSKSTDTVNDVLQFCKLSESQECILLQLLASSLLHISDSEFVVPKKIGKQQLEDRNELEKDDEKDLVYLRILPLLNNIIEREAASPMLLHHTLRLLFTLDFKQYAHMQLSKPFETLLLNLSKFFLTSNNANIIQDCTVVFLRMQSVPVLEERSSFRITEMCDQSVQEFFDLFLSFNLREGIITKDDHLRFEACLKRMEGCTSIKNITDNTQYKIIYDKLSDMLSRNPNALEDSLKFPALQSQQSLFFWLLLQEESLNGELIRSSGEKLFDCLILLINEDSSGVLKLQATRVLLEVIIMVSSFKATKGTESDEFIPGVERSKSKDMVRSLFSILQGWLTVYGKMINASPIKLVDQKTSWIPITMPTNPLNRQLLEQICCDLVGKLLLTGSLTNVLLNEDWEILQTIRGNFGSAIDMLFVEFRVDERV
- the tom22 gene encoding mitochondrial TOM complex subunit Tom22, which translates into the protein MVKLEEVVDETEVQTQGQNVSDKEKYIYAEEDVEESDSDESDFEGLEDETMFDRITALKEVIPVTWRVKIADSAKCAVSGVSRLSSFGGKSLWVLSTSALLLGVPFMMSVEDEAQLSEYEKQLKDQRGANEVIAPGATSNALPQ